In Treponema denticola, one genomic interval encodes:
- a CDS encoding TIGR00266 family protein produces MEYKIIGDAFPAVVCKLRAGEKMITQSGGMAWMSSGISMETSAGGVGKALGRMFSGESLFLNKYTATTDGEISFASRFPGAIKAFEITSGSSLIAQKTAFLASTEGVELSVHFQKKLGAGFFGGEGFIMQKLSGNGTVFLEIDGSAVEYTLGAGETMLLDTGYLAAMEETCKMEVEMIKGIKNMIFGGEGLFNTKVTGPGKIIVQTMPIHAVAQSLIPFLPHGK; encoded by the coding sequence ATGGAATACAAAATTATTGGAGACGCTTTTCCTGCCGTTGTCTGTAAACTTAGAGCAGGAGAAAAGATGATAACTCAATCCGGCGGAATGGCTTGGATGAGTTCAGGGATTTCTATGGAAACATCTGCTGGCGGAGTAGGTAAAGCCCTCGGAAGGATGTTTTCGGGAGAAAGTTTATTTTTAAATAAATACACGGCAACTACCGACGGAGAAATCTCTTTTGCCTCAAGGTTCCCCGGTGCTATAAAAGCATTTGAAATCACATCGGGCTCTTCCCTGATTGCGCAAAAAACAGCTTTTTTAGCTTCAACTGAAGGAGTTGAGCTTTCGGTTCACTTTCAGAAAAAATTGGGTGCAGGCTTTTTCGGCGGTGAAGGTTTTATAATGCAAAAGCTTTCAGGCAACGGAACGGTCTTTCTTGAGATTGACGGTTCTGCAGTAGAATATACTTTGGGTGCCGGCGAAACAATGCTTTTGGATACGGGATATCTTGCAGCAATGGAAGAAACCTGTAAGATGGAAGTAGAGATGATAAAGGGTATAAAAAATATGATTTTCGGCGGGGAGGGTTTATTTAACACGAAAGTTACCGGTCCCGGAAAAATAATTGTACAGACAATGCCTATTCATGCGGTTGCACAATCTTTGATTCCGTTTTTACCACATGGAAAATAA
- a CDS encoding putative PEP-binding protein, with protein MKISNNIHFFNSKETVGKKVDKNLLGIRGRQANEFAELKLPILPGIIIDASVMQDIGDADIYSEISPYLTKFGAEVKKKYGDDESPLLLKLVISPNMLITSYPTLHNFGLTKDTVIGFQENVGEDFAANEVLFLLNGILTVVLKIEELEKNEQKVKDLEKALHDIKESMKMGKIGLKPGAIMDKYSKFLPKHFFDDCQVQLEESIRLIARLLTLEEDTDHDVALLIQPMVYGNYGKDSYSGSFFSRNIVNGEKKLQGQFFAEKFNEVNAVGKDINSIKPEYLKQFQQIAWQLEDYTKDIRNIRFTIEAGRLWLIEQKSVEAKSTISMVQILLDLYNRKIVDAEYVVRAVKPGQLNEILHPVIDIMSTKGMKSSKGGIAGAPGAAVGRVYFTADSLIEAQRAAKLQGMDTRCILCMPATYAGDVKGIEVSTGVISNEGGYSAHASVVARQYGKISLVRPDMKISGKKAVIEGVTINEGDYITLNVPYYGDSTVYFGEAKLIEPDPETSGLLDFISLAKSFLSNFHVRANADSPRDAQLALDFGAEGIGLCRTEHMFFNEKRINTFREMILAPSEAERKKVLDKLQKVQTEDFYGIFKAMNGKEVTIRLLDAPLHEFLPHNDLELDGFVKYLTAQRKKVSKKDLTAEIEKLSEINPMLGHRGCRIAISYPEIYAMQIRAIFEAAYKLKKEKVDVRPEIMIPLIMNFRELKQIIYGKKIEGHAYLGIDAIAEEVKAAVKGGDLDYKVGTMIELPASALSADEIAKYAQFFSFGTNDLTQTTLGLSRDDFNSFMPDYTMYDLIDGNPFAVLDSRVRDLIEIAIQRGKLTRPDLHLGLCGEHGARPENVRFCMEAGLNYVSCSSYSVPIALLSIAQAELENAEKAGIKLEPKALVSRKPSSAAPKSAEKKQAPEKKAVKAKPASAKKASSVRKKTAKKSK; from the coding sequence GTGAAAATATCAAACAATATCCATTTTTTTAACAGTAAAGAAACCGTAGGCAAAAAAGTTGATAAAAACTTATTAGGTATTCGAGGAAGGCAGGCAAACGAATTTGCAGAGCTAAAACTTCCCATCTTGCCGGGTATTATCATAGATGCTTCCGTAATGCAGGACATAGGGGATGCTGACATCTATTCGGAAATATCTCCTTATTTAACAAAATTCGGTGCAGAGGTTAAAAAGAAATACGGCGATGATGAGTCTCCATTACTTTTGAAGTTGGTTATTTCACCTAATATGCTTATCACCAGCTATCCCACCCTTCATAACTTCGGTCTTACCAAGGATACGGTAATAGGATTTCAAGAAAATGTCGGTGAAGATTTTGCTGCAAATGAAGTTCTGTTTTTGCTTAATGGAATTTTAACCGTTGTTCTAAAAATCGAAGAATTAGAAAAAAATGAGCAGAAAGTTAAAGATTTGGAAAAAGCCTTGCATGACATAAAAGAATCAATGAAGATGGGTAAAATAGGTTTAAAACCGGGTGCTATCATGGATAAGTATTCCAAGTTCTTACCCAAACATTTTTTTGATGATTGTCAAGTTCAGCTTGAAGAGTCAATCCGCCTTATCGCCCGCCTTTTAACCCTCGAAGAAGATACCGACCATGATGTGGCTCTTTTGATTCAGCCCATGGTTTACGGAAACTATGGAAAGGATTCATATTCAGGCTCCTTCTTTAGCCGAAATATCGTAAACGGAGAGAAAAAATTACAAGGTCAGTTCTTTGCCGAAAAATTCAATGAGGTAAATGCCGTAGGTAAAGATATTAACTCAATAAAGCCCGAATATTTAAAACAATTCCAGCAGATTGCATGGCAGCTTGAAGATTATACAAAGGATATCCGCAATATCCGCTTTACAATCGAGGCCGGAAGACTTTGGCTTATCGAACAAAAATCGGTTGAAGCTAAGAGCACCATCTCGATGGTTCAGATTTTGCTTGATTTATATAATAGAAAAATAGTAGATGCCGAATATGTTGTACGAGCCGTTAAGCCCGGTCAGCTAAATGAAATCCTACATCCCGTTATAGATATCATGAGTACAAAGGGTATGAAATCTTCAAAGGGCGGTATAGCAGGTGCTCCGGGAGCTGCTGTAGGAAGGGTCTATTTTACTGCCGACTCCCTTATCGAAGCTCAAAGAGCTGCAAAACTTCAAGGTATGGACACAAGATGTATTCTCTGTATGCCTGCAACCTATGCAGGAGACGTAAAAGGTATAGAGGTTTCTACAGGTGTTATATCGAATGAAGGCGGTTATTCGGCCCATGCTTCCGTTGTTGCCCGTCAGTACGGTAAAATATCTCTTGTACGCCCCGATATGAAGATAAGCGGAAAGAAGGCCGTTATTGAAGGTGTTACAATAAACGAAGGCGATTATATTACGCTCAATGTTCCTTATTATGGGGATTCTACAGTTTATTTCGGTGAAGCAAAACTGATTGAGCCCGATCCCGAAACATCAGGCCTTTTGGACTTTATAAGCCTTGCAAAAAGCTTCCTATCCAATTTCCATGTAAGAGCCAATGCTGACAGTCCTCGTGATGCTCAGCTTGCTTTGGATTTCGGTGCTGAAGGTATAGGTCTTTGCCGAACCGAACACATGTTCTTTAATGAAAAGAGAATAAACACCTTCCGCGAAATGATTTTAGCTCCAAGCGAAGCTGAAAGAAAAAAGGTGCTTGATAAACTTCAAAAAGTACAAACGGAAGATTTCTACGGAATCTTTAAGGCTATGAACGGCAAAGAGGTTACTATCCGCTTGTTGGATGCTCCTCTCCACGAGTTCTTGCCTCATAATGATCTTGAGCTTGACGGTTTTGTAAAATACTTGACGGCTCAAAGGAAAAAGGTAAGCAAAAAAGACTTGACTGCGGAAATTGAAAAACTTTCCGAAATCAACCCTATGCTTGGTCACAGAGGCTGCCGAATTGCCATAAGCTATCCTGAAATTTATGCTATGCAGATAAGGGCTATTTTTGAAGCCGCATATAAGCTAAAAAAAGAAAAAGTGGATGTAAGACCTGAAATTATGATTCCTCTTATAATGAACTTTAGAGAATTAAAGCAAATTATTTACGGAAAGAAGATTGAAGGTCATGCTTATTTAGGTATCGATGCTATTGCCGAAGAGGTTAAAGCTGCCGTAAAAGGCGGAGACCTTGATTACAAGGTTGGAACTATGATCGAGCTTCCGGCTTCTGCCTTAAGTGCCGATGAAATTGCAAAATATGCACAGTTCTTCTCTTTCGGAACCAACGACTTGACTCAAACAACATTAGGTCTTTCGAGAGATGACTTTAACAGCTTTATGCCTGACTACACCATGTACGACCTTATCGACGGAAACCCCTTTGCAGTGCTTGACAGCCGTGTAAGGGACTTAATCGAAATTGCAATTCAGCGCGGTAAACTTACCCGCCCCGATTTGCACTTAGGTCTTTGCGGTGAACACGGTGCCCGTCCCGAAAACGTACGCTTCTGTATGGAAGCAGGATTGAACTATGTTTCATGTTCATCATATTCCGTACCGATTGCTCTCCTTTCGATTGCACAGGCTGAACTGGAGAATGCGGAAAAAGCAGGGATAAAGCTTGAGCCTAAAGCTCTTGTTTCGCGAAAGCCTTCTTCGGCAGCACCTAAATCGGCCGAAAAAAAGCAGGCACCCGAAAAAAAAGCTGTAAAGGCAAAGCCTGCATCAGCTAAAAAGGCTTCTTCTGTCAGGAAGAAGACTGCAAAAAAATCTAAGTAA
- the cfpA gene encoding cytoplasmic filament protein CfpA produces MANLDLPQSPNVFHPEKPSAVGSRNSLAQDYRDQQKEVNQLIEEETNKVLHHLTTKLPKEVLERLDVMGGVKEKLYNYFNQNYQNMFNRYMVTAEDEMLKKVRGFIDREEMKVLDRYTPKEIANLLDAVGGADKFNTGEIEKSIVNMYGHLQGHVQRGVNDLETLTNSLLRQKTDVGAFVRGENAYSIVKCAFKDNLYKPKTVTDVKLSVNILDTELISPIFQYQSTVEYLIKDLLSNHYMDVIDKEIEKIKDKRIDQGLDELSDGEIVFAKIDKVKDITDDDIENPKSKRYDVVSKQLMERINNLRAEIDPETFDQLNVRENIKKIIDLENIRNRGFNTAINSITSILDTSKMGYQYIENLKNARELILREYDDTDIANLPDERYQIRLKYYDNAQLISERQAYEVMMSSFETEIQHLWDVVRATYDKSKFMTKITDFNDLAANYKKFIKRKYKDQSGEPVYEDTAKVWDEISFVKAPETEVEKMNRTYVYEKDKLRKKLIIMRRRMKDLYDYQYPIERRVIEDRLSFLEAEFNKFDYLINPFHIQPGLLLDIDITSIKRKKATLDGMANVLNEFLHGVSKGFADAAFASFSRRRSTVRADIAQSFATAEDDPKASGAAGRSQFIDMLNSTPAIEAPAAEAVSAPAKRRGPKSGAVKAKKAGSVDSGRGRRKAKSGIKEI; encoded by the coding sequence ATGGCAAATTTAGATCTACCACAGAGCCCGAATGTATTCCATCCCGAGAAGCCCAGTGCTGTCGGTTCTAGGAACTCATTGGCTCAAGACTATCGAGATCAGCAGAAAGAAGTTAATCAGCTGATTGAAGAAGAAACAAATAAAGTGTTACACCACTTGACCACAAAGCTTCCCAAAGAAGTTCTTGAAAGATTAGACGTAATGGGCGGCGTTAAGGAAAAGCTGTATAACTACTTTAACCAGAACTACCAGAACATGTTCAACCGATACATGGTAACGGCTGAAGATGAAATGCTCAAAAAGGTACGAGGATTTATCGATCGGGAAGAAATGAAGGTTTTAGACCGCTATACTCCGAAAGAAATCGCAAACCTTCTTGATGCAGTCGGCGGTGCTGACAAGTTTAACACAGGCGAAATCGAAAAATCGATTGTAAACATGTACGGACACTTACAGGGTCACGTACAGCGCGGTGTTAATGATTTGGAGACTTTAACAAACTCATTGTTAAGGCAGAAGACGGACGTAGGTGCTTTCGTTCGAGGTGAAAACGCATACTCAATCGTAAAGTGTGCATTTAAAGACAACCTCTACAAACCAAAGACTGTAACCGATGTTAAGCTTTCCGTAAACATTCTTGATACGGAACTTATAAGCCCGATCTTCCAGTATCAGTCGACAGTCGAATATCTTATTAAAGACCTCTTGTCAAACCACTATATGGATGTAATTGACAAGGAAATTGAGAAGATAAAGGACAAGAGAATTGATCAGGGATTGGATGAATTGTCTGACGGAGAAATCGTTTTTGCAAAAATCGATAAGGTAAAAGATATCACTGATGATGATATTGAGAATCCCAAGAGCAAGCGATACGATGTAGTATCCAAGCAGCTTATGGAAAGAATCAATAACTTAAGAGCTGAAATCGATCCTGAAACCTTTGATCAGCTCAATGTTAGAGAAAACATCAAAAAGATCATCGATCTTGAAAACATCAGAAACCGCGGATTTAACACGGCTATCAACTCGATTACTTCAATCCTTGACACATCAAAGATGGGATATCAGTATATCGAAAACTTAAAGAATGCCCGTGAGTTAATCTTACGCGAATATGATGATACGGATATCGCCAATCTTCCTGATGAAAGATACCAGATCCGCCTCAAGTACTATGACAATGCTCAGTTAATTTCGGAAAGACAGGCTTATGAAGTAATGATGAGCTCTTTTGAAACTGAAATTCAGCACTTGTGGGATGTAGTAAGAGCTACATACGACAAATCCAAGTTTATGACCAAGATCACAGACTTTAACGATTTGGCTGCCAACTACAAGAAATTCATCAAGCGAAAGTACAAGGATCAGTCCGGTGAACCCGTATACGAAGATACCGCTAAGGTTTGGGATGAAATCTCCTTTGTTAAAGCTCCGGAAACTGAAGTTGAAAAGATGAACAGAACCTATGTCTACGAAAAAGATAAGCTCCGCAAGAAGCTCATCATCATGCGCCGCAGAATGAAGGATCTATATGATTATCAATATCCTATCGAAAGACGTGTTATCGAAGACAGACTTTCTTTCTTAGAAGCAGAATTCAACAAATTCGATTATTTAATCAACCCCTTCCATATCCAGCCCGGTCTCTTGCTTGATATCGATATTACATCTATCAAGAGAAAGAAGGCTACATTGGACGGAATGGCCAACGTGCTCAACGAATTCTTGCACGGTGTATCAAAAGGCTTTGCCGACGCAGCATTTGCTTCGTTCAGCCGCCGACGATCCACAGTCCGCGCCGATATCGCACAGAGCTTTGCTACTGCAGAAGATGATCCTAAAGCCAGTGGAGCTGCAGGCCGCTCTCAGTTTATCGATATGCTGAACAGCACACCTGCTATTGAAGCTCCTGCAGCTGAAGCTGTAAGCGCTCCGGCCAAACGCCGAGGCCCGAAGAGCGGCGCTGTTAAAGCAAAAAAAGCAGGCTCTGTTGATTCAGGACGAGGCCGACGAAAGGCTAAATCAGGAATTAAAGAAATCTAA
- a CDS encoding vWA domain-containing protein, with translation MKIKKLIFIFLLLAGVLFNLNAGERTMPIDMIIMIDKSLSMQDPGKFDSLKQWVLDELIDQIIITGDWISIYQFYENPEHLLSIEVKDRNDTNKIIKTINSIVPNGRFTDVGRALDKIQEAVNQRGENGRYKVLFMLTDLEQDAPMTSKYSGKQKKFSSPYLIESRIIKHENWYEITVDMGLQERVVKTSKELFSDILKNQNTERVHADETKALIKKNNP, from the coding sequence ATGAAAATTAAAAAGCTTATTTTTATATTTTTGCTTTTAGCAGGAGTTTTATTTAATTTAAATGCAGGTGAAAGAACAATGCCTATTGATATGATTATTATGATTGACAAGTCATTATCTATGCAGGATCCGGGCAAATTCGACAGCCTAAAGCAATGGGTTCTTGATGAATTAATAGACCAAATTATAATCACCGGAGATTGGATAAGCATTTATCAGTTTTATGAAAATCCGGAACATTTGCTGTCAATTGAAGTAAAAGACCGTAATGATACCAATAAAATAATAAAAACAATAAATTCAATTGTACCGAATGGAAGATTTACCGATGTAGGAAGGGCTCTGGATAAAATACAGGAAGCCGTAAACCAAAGAGGCGAAAACGGAAGGTATAAGGTTCTTTTTATGTTAACGGATTTGGAACAAGATGCTCCTATGACATCCAAATACAGCGGAAAGCAAAAAAAATTCTCAAGCCCTTATTTAATTGAATCAAGGATTATTAAGCATGAAAATTGGTATGAAATTACAGTTGATATGGGACTTCAGGAAAGGGTAGTCAAAACAAGCAAAGAACTTTTTTCGGATATATTGAAAAATCAAAACACTGAAAGAGTACATGCAGACGAAACTAAGGCTTTAATCAAAAAAAATAATCCATAA
- a CDS encoding pallilysin-related adhesin, protein MFKRIIYILSAIAILSIISFLIYFKFINSNIKTEKKIIAKTIIPMVPSQTNNDEKKTEAYTANTDAKIFLELFNDEVFIDAISDDLNEDGIEDQVIAVKKLLDPFLYLIISIQNPITQKWERVEEIRTSITQPKSLSFYIMNLAKDPKTLVYSGMTSDNRQVLSLQTLKKGKDEAIQILQIADLHADMQIQIREIEHFEEGLPSLSAYRVYTYNSDQSAPNTLNQIETEYTWNAKTQKYEEGPKKLIPGEKIEIQLLRKLQSGSMESFIDFLSGLWFRADGSKEAGRSIYFDKNDNNIVFNLDNVEEIYQIKTTLPRRYGLFFTTNNKSIPNIIRRVELEIKGVDEIQVRVIEDVARIKFGTESLWNGHYKKNINLPAISANQKENSPEKVKKMLSKSLNQWKKADGNKILQLEGNSYSLQEAEDIETGYFSIMEINEKIILQMKSNQNINKFYLVELKEKNNTQQMTLTKIKLNINDIIPTGDEPVIFERDI, encoded by the coding sequence ATGTTTAAACGTATAATTTATATTCTTTCGGCTATTGCGATACTAAGCATTATAAGCTTTTTGATTTATTTTAAATTTATAAATTCAAATATAAAAACAGAAAAGAAAATTATTGCTAAAACAATAATTCCTATGGTTCCTTCTCAAACCAATAATGACGAAAAAAAAACCGAAGCCTATACAGCCAATACGGATGCAAAAATATTTTTGGAATTATTTAATGATGAGGTATTTATTGATGCAATTTCGGATGACCTAAACGAAGACGGTATTGAAGATCAAGTTATTGCCGTAAAAAAACTATTGGATCCTTTTTTATATCTCATTATTTCAATTCAAAACCCTATAACCCAAAAATGGGAAAGAGTTGAGGAAATAAGAACATCAATTACTCAGCCCAAATCCCTTTCTTTCTATATTATGAATTTGGCAAAAGATCCTAAAACCCTTGTTTACTCCGGTATGACATCAGATAATAGGCAAGTCTTATCACTTCAAACCCTTAAAAAAGGCAAGGATGAAGCTATTCAAATTCTGCAAATAGCCGATTTACATGCAGACATGCAGATTCAGATTAGGGAAATTGAACATTTTGAAGAAGGTCTTCCCAGCCTATCTGCATACCGCGTATATACATATAATTCAGATCAATCCGCTCCTAATACTTTAAATCAAATTGAAACGGAATATACATGGAATGCAAAAACACAAAAATATGAAGAGGGGCCTAAAAAGCTAATTCCGGGAGAAAAAATTGAAATCCAGCTTTTACGAAAACTTCAAAGCGGAAGCATGGAATCCTTTATCGATTTTTTATCAGGGTTATGGTTTAGGGCAGACGGGAGCAAAGAAGCAGGGAGAAGCATTTATTTTGACAAAAACGATAATAACATAGTATTTAATTTAGATAACGTAGAAGAAATATACCAAATAAAAACAACCTTACCTCGACGATACGGTTTATTTTTTACAACAAACAACAAATCCATTCCCAATATCATAAGACGTGTAGAACTAGAAATTAAAGGGGTAGATGAAATTCAAGTACGTGTAATAGAAGACGTAGCTAGAATTAAATTCGGAACGGAATCCCTTTGGAACGGTCATTATAAGAAAAACATTAATCTTCCTGCCATAAGCGCAAATCAAAAAGAAAATAGCCCGGAAAAAGTAAAAAAAATGCTGTCTAAATCTTTAAATCAATGGAAAAAAGCTGACGGCAATAAAATTTTACAACTTGAAGGAAATTCTTATTCTCTTCAAGAAGCTGAAGATATTGAAACCGGTTATTTTAGCATAATGGAAATAAATGAAAAAATTATACTACAAATGAAATCCAATCAAAATATAAACAAATTCTATCTAGTGGAATTAAAAGAGAAAAATAATACTCAGCAAATGACATTAACGAAAATTAAATTAAACATAAATGATATAATCCCTACCGGGGATGAGCCTGTCATATTTGAAAGAGATATTTAA
- a CDS encoding rhodanese-like domain-containing protein, whose amino-acid sequence MKKQLFYSLFVIILFICSCSTQIEVEDIRGSRLEYLNTDSNKDDILLIDTRPYEKYKEGHIIHAINIPLSEISRQIDTISKWKNKPICLYDEDDDKSFKAAEVLAANRFKIIYNAEGLKQYNYADIVSYINLTGSEFEKLLEEQDSIIIDCRSKTSYDAGHIKGAISIPVSELEQNLNKLPKDKKIFLYCNVGTASSRASGILSNHGYTQIYNSIEGILEYPFKLVTKTSQE is encoded by the coding sequence ATGAAAAAACAATTATTCTATTCATTATTTGTTATCATTTTATTTATATGTTCTTGCAGCACTCAAATCGAAGTGGAAGATATCAGAGGCTCAAGGCTTGAATATCTAAATACGGATTCAAATAAAGATGATATTTTACTAATAGATACAAGACCCTATGAAAAATACAAAGAAGGGCACATAATACACGCTATAAATATTCCCTTAAGTGAAATTTCGAGACAAATCGATACAATATCAAAATGGAAAAATAAGCCTATTTGTCTGTATGATGAGGATGACGATAAAAGTTTTAAAGCAGCGGAGGTTCTTGCCGCAAACCGGTTTAAAATTATTTATAATGCAGAGGGGCTTAAACAATATAATTATGCTGATATAGTATCATACATAAATCTAACCGGAAGCGAATTTGAAAAATTATTAGAAGAGCAGGACTCAATAATAATAGATTGCCGAAGCAAAACATCCTACGATGCAGGTCATATAAAAGGAGCAATATCCATCCCTGTTTCTGAGTTGGAACAGAACCTGAATAAATTGCCGAAAGATAAAAAAATATTTCTCTATTGTAACGTAGGAACAGCCTCCTCACGTGCATCAGGAATATTATCGAATCACGGTTACACTCAAATATATAATTCAATTGAAGGCATCCTAGAATATCCGTTTAAGCTTGTAACTAAAACTTCCCAAGAATAA
- a CDS encoding biotin/lipoyl-containing protein yields MSLGYCRQINQFGIPVTQGGMPNTPLVSVGDLVARGQKIAETDKFMSAPVHSSVSGKVKKIEPHLVTGNTENLCFFNRNR; encoded by the coding sequence ATGTCGTTAGGGTATTGCCGTCAAATAAATCAGTTTGGGATTCCTGTTACGCAGGGAGGCATGCCTAATACACCTCTTGTAAGCGTAGGGGATTTGGTCGCCAGAGGGCAAAAGATAGCCGAAACCGATAAATTTATGTCGGCTCCAGTCCATTCGTCCGTTTCAGGAAAGGTAAAAAAAATTGAACCTCATCTTGTAACCGGAAACACGGAAAATCTTTGTTTTTTTAATCGAAATCGATGA
- a CDS encoding RnfABCDGE type electron transport complex subunit C: protein MQPLDPFTCTKEEALKRVRDAGITGMGGASFPTHVKLSPPPNTKIEYVIANGAECEPYLCTDAATIFSDSDTIVDGLAITMRIVGAKQGIIALEDNKKDLVPVLEKAISKIKANPIAAGAYDISVQLCKTKYPQGGEKTLTDAVVNREIPSGGLPFQIGCVIQNVGTLKAISEAFRLGKPLIDRALTIGGGACEKPLNVIAPIGTCVGDLIPSVVSLKPGVVKIVSGGPMMGFAMKNADFPIQKNTSGVLFLTKEEISLEEESPCIGCGKCIDVCSCHLSPVLIVRALNAGNTEEAIRCGLLDCVECGTCAYTCPARIKLVQRVKIGKQIAREEKQKRDAKAAAKAAAAEKKAAEAQKQEPEAKKTEEGGK, encoded by the coding sequence ATGCAGCCCCTTGATCCTTTTACATGCACCAAGGAAGAAGCTCTTAAAAGAGTCCGGGATGCAGGAATCACAGGTATGGGAGGAGCATCATTTCCTACTCATGTAAAATTAAGCCCTCCTCCTAATACAAAAATCGAGTATGTAATTGCAAACGGCGCGGAATGCGAACCCTATCTTTGCACTGATGCCGCAACCATATTCAGCGATTCTGATACGATTGTCGACGGCCTTGCCATAACTATGCGTATCGTGGGTGCAAAACAAGGAATTATAGCCCTTGAAGACAATAAAAAAGATTTGGTTCCGGTTTTGGAAAAGGCTATTTCAAAAATTAAAGCAAATCCGATTGCCGCAGGTGCTTACGATATAAGCGTTCAGCTTTGTAAAACAAAATATCCGCAAGGCGGAGAAAAAACCCTTACGGATGCAGTCGTAAACAGGGAAATCCCTTCAGGAGGGCTTCCTTTTCAGATAGGCTGTGTTATTCAAAACGTAGGAACCTTAAAAGCGATCTCCGAAGCTTTCCGTTTGGGTAAACCCCTTATCGACAGAGCCTTAACCATAGGCGGCGGGGCCTGTGAAAAGCCCTTAAACGTAATAGCCCCTATAGGAACCTGCGTCGGGGACCTTATTCCAAGCGTAGTTTCCCTTAAACCGGGAGTCGTAAAAATAGTTTCAGGCGGCCCGATGATGGGCTTTGCCATGAAAAATGCAGACTTCCCTATTCAAAAAAATACCTCAGGTGTACTTTTTTTGACAAAGGAAGAAATTTCCTTAGAAGAAGAAAGCCCATGTATAGGTTGCGGTAAGTGTATTGACGTATGCAGCTGTCACCTTTCTCCCGTTTTAATCGTTAGAGCATTAAATGCCGGAAATACCGAAGAAGCTATCCGCTGCGGTCTTTTAGACTGTGTAGAATGCGGAACCTGCGCTTATACCTGCCCTGCCCGCATTAAACTCGTTCAAAGAGTTAAGATTGGTAAGCAGATAGCAAGGGAAGAAAAGCAAAAAAGAGATGCCAAAGCTGCCGCAAAGGCCGCAGCAGCAGAAAAAAAAGCAGCTGAAGCTCAAAAACAAGAGCCTGAGGCTAAAAAAACCGAAGAAGGAGGCAAATAA
- a CDS encoding RnfABCDGE type electron transport complex subunit D, translating into MAESDKNEIFMSPAPHVVTPVKTQTLMLDVIIALLPLTAYGIYLFSIPALVRIIVSVLCCVGFESLFRKICRLDIRVKDLSAVITGLLLALVCPPNLPIWMLILGCFFAIVVGKEFFGGLGANVFNPALVGRAFMFVSFSGAMTSWIQPGNSIFDAVSTATPLKLINAKEGIAMSASEIAKSLNLSSSTDLYTQLILGNHAGCIGETSILLILLGFAYLLFKKVIDWRTPVTMMITAVAITAIGGINPILTLTSGGLAFGAVFMATDYVTSPVTPKGKLLFGAGCGLITGLIRLFSGMPEGVMYSILIMNAVVPFLNKIIPVKYGYVKPPKKNKEAAK; encoded by the coding sequence ATGGCAGAATCCGATAAAAACGAAATTTTTATGTCTCCGGCTCCCCATGTTGTAACACCGGTCAAGACTCAAACCTTAATGCTGGATGTAATTATAGCCCTGCTGCCTTTAACAGCCTATGGAATCTATCTTTTTTCGATACCTGCATTAGTTCGAATCATAGTTTCGGTTCTTTGCTGTGTAGGATTTGAAAGCTTATTTAGAAAAATATGCAGGCTGGATATAAGGGTAAAAGACCTTTCAGCCGTTATTACAGGCCTTCTGCTTGCCCTTGTATGTCCGCCGAATCTTCCGATATGGATGCTTATTTTAGGCTGTTTTTTTGCAATAGTTGTAGGCAAGGAATTTTTCGGAGGGCTTGGAGCAAACGTATTTAACCCTGCCTTGGTAGGAAGAGCCTTTATGTTTGTAAGCTTTTCGGGAGCAATGACCAGCTGGATACAGCCCGGAAACTCAATCTTTGATGCGGTGAGCACGGCAACACCTCTAAAGCTCATAAACGCAAAAGAAGGAATCGCAATGAGTGCTTCGGAAATAGCAAAGAGTTTAAACTTGAGTTCAAGCACTGACCTTTATACTCAGCTTATTTTAGGAAACCATGCAGGCTGTATAGGCGAAACAAGCATACTCTTGATTCTTTTAGGTTTTGCGTATCTTCTATTTAAAAAAGTTATCGACTGGAGAACGCCCGTTACTATGATGATAACAGCCGTTGCAATTACCGCAATCGGAGGTATAAATCCTATTTTAACCTTGACTTCGGGAGGTTTAGCCTTCGGAGCCGTCTTTATGGCAACCGATTATGTAACAAGCCCCGTAACTCCAAAAGGTAAACTTCTTTTCGGTGCAGGCTGCGGCCTTATAACCGGCCTTATCCGCTTATTTTCAGGTATGCCCGAAGGTGTTATGTATAGTATTCTTATAATGAATGCCGTAGTGCCGTTTTTAAACAAAATTATACCCGTAAAATACGGCTATGTAAAACCGCCCAAAAAGAACAAGGAGGCTGCAAAATGA